From the Anser cygnoides isolate HZ-2024a breed goose chromosome 24, Taihu_goose_T2T_genome, whole genome shotgun sequence genome, one window contains:
- the SMAP2 gene encoding stromal membrane-associated protein 2, translating into MTGKSVRDVERYQAVLAGLLLDEANKYCADCQAKGPRWASWNIGVFICIRCAGIHRNLGVHISRVKSVNLDQWTQEQIQCMQEMGNGKANRLYEAFLPENFRRPQTDQAVEGFIRDKYEKKKYMDRSIDINAFRKEKDDKWKKSNEPVSERKLEPIIFEKVKMPQKKEETQQSRKSSPKSTEPVMDLLGLDAPVTSTLTNGRPSSLEKDLDLFASVTSNSDSRKVTGSMPTSGSAGSVPENLNLFPEPGGKGEEVGKKQLSKDSILSLYGSQTPQLPAQGAMFMAPAQMAYPPAAYTSFPGVAPSSSMMGGMMAPSVGMMAQPGAAGMVTPMAIPAGYVGNVQAAVIGVPNGMMAAQQAGYVTGMAAVPQPVYGVQPAQQLQWNITQMTQQMAGMNFYGANGMMGYGQSMGGGGAQGSNQSLSTQMWK; encoded by the exons GGCCACGATGGGCATCCTGGAATATTGGTGTATTCATCTGTATTCGTTGTGCTGGGATCCACAGGAACCTAGGAGTTCATATATCCAGGGTAAAATCTGTCAATCTTGACCAGTGGACACAAGAACAGATACAG TGCATGCAAGAGATGGGGAATGGAAAAGCAAATCGTCTTTACGAAGCCTTCCTGCCGGAGAACTTCAGGCGACCTCAAACAGATCA AGCTGTGGAGGGCTTCATTCGTGATAAgtatgaaaagaagaaatacatggACCGAAGTATTGACATCAACGCATTTAGG aaagagaaggatgacaaatggaaaaagagtAATGAGCCAgtatcagaaagaaaactggaacCTATCATCTTTGAGAAGGTGAAAATG cctcaaaagaaagaagaaacccAGCAGTCTAGAAAGAGTTCTCCTAAGTCTACTGAACCAGTAATGGACTTGCTAGGACTTG ATGCTCCCGTGACAAGCACCCTTACAAATGGCAGGCCTAGCAGCTTAGAGAAGGATCTTGATCTTTTTGCATCAGTGACATCGAACTCTGACTCCAGGAAG GTCACTGGTTCTATGCCAACGTCTGGAAGTGCTGGTTCTGTTCCTGAAAACCTGAACCTTTTCCCTGAGCCAGGAGGCAAAGGGGAAGAAGTGGGGAAGAAGCAGCTCTCTAAAGACTCTATCCTCTCCTTGTACGGCTCTCAAACACCTCAGCTGCCTGCGCAAG gAGCAATGTTCATGGCCCCAGCTCAGATGGCGTATCCCCCAGCAGCTTACACGAGCTTTCCAGGAGTGGCCCCCTCCAGCAGCATGATGGGAGGCATGATGGCACCCTCGGTGGGAATGATGgcccagcctggggctgcagggatggtgaCCCCCATGGCCATCCCAGCCGGATACGTGGGCAACGTGCAGGCGGCTGTCATCGGTGTTCCCAACGGGATGATGGCTGCGCAGCAGGCTGGCTACGTGACTGGCATGGCAGCAGTTCCCCAGCCCGTCTACGGtgtgcagccagcacagcagcttcAGTGGAACATCACTCAG ATGACCCAGCAGATGGCTGGGATGAACTTCTATGGAGCTAATGGTATGATGGGATATGGACAGTCAATGGGTGGAGGAGGTGCCCAGGGAAGCAATCAGTCCCTCAGCACTCAGATGTGGAAATGA
- the RIMS3 gene encoding regulating synaptic membrane exocytosis protein 3: MFNGDASSSAARNVVRSSSISGEMYSLEKSARGSADSVSIMASKKRRSSLGAKMVAIVGLSQWSKSTLQLNQSEGGPKKLRSNIRRSTETGIAVEMRTRVTRQGSRESTDGSTNSNSSDGTFIFPTTRLGAESQFSDFLDGLGPGQLVGRQTLATPPMGDVHVGMADRSGQLEVEVIQARGLIPKMGSKSIPATYVKVYLLENGVCLAKKKTKVVKKTCDPSYQQALLFEESPQGKVLQVIVWGDYGRMDHKCFMGMAQIVLEELDLSSAVTGWYKLFPTSSLADSSIGPLARRLSQSSLESSTSPSCP; the protein is encoded by the exons ATGTTCAACGGGGATGCGAGCTCCTCCGCCGCCAGGAATGTCGTCCGCAGCTCCAGCATCAGCGGCGAGATGTACAGCCTCGAGAAGAGCGCGCGGGGCAGCGCCGACTCCGTCAGCATCATGGCCAGCAAGAAGCGGCGCTCCAGCCTGGGCGCCAAGATGGTGGCGATCGTGGGGCTGTCGCAGTGGAGCAAGAGCACGCTGCAGCTCAACCAGAGCG AGGGCGGCCCCAAAAAGCTGCGCAGCAACATCCGGCGGAGCACCGAGACCGGCATCGCGGTGGAGATGAGGACCAGGGTCACCCGGCAAGGCAGCCGCGAGTCCACCGACGGCAGCACCAACAGCAACAGCTCCGACGGCAC GTTCATCTTCCCCACCACGCGGCTGGGCGCCGAGAGCCAGTTCAGTGACTTCCTCGacgggctggggccggggcagctgGTGGGGCGGCAGACGCTGGCCACCCCCCCGATGG GCGACGTCCACGTGGGCATGGCCGACCGCAGCGGGCAGCTGGAGGTGGAGGTGATCCAGGCGAGGGGACTCATCCCGAAGATGGGCTCCAAATCCATCCCTG CCACCTACGTGAAGGTTTACCTGCTGGAGAACGGCGTCTGCCTGGCCAAGAAGAAGACCAAGGTGGTGAAGAAGACCTGCGACCCGTCCTACCAGCAGGCCCTGCTCTTCGAGGAGAGCCCCCAGGGCAAAGTCCTGCAG GTGATCGTGTGGGGCGACTACGGGCGCATGGACCACAAGTGCTTCATGGGGATGGCGCAGATCGTCTTGGAGGAGCTTGACCTCTCCAGCGCGGTGACGGGCTGGTACAAACtcttccccacctcctccctggCCGACTCCAGCATCGGGCCCCTGGCGCGCCGCCTCTCCCAGTCGTCCCTGGAGAGCtccaccagcccctcctgcccgtAG